A window of the Desulfobulbaceae bacterium genome harbors these coding sequences:
- a CDS encoding adenylate kinase, producing MKVMLLGAPGAGKGTVAKLLTALDGSVQISTGDILRAEVRAGSDLGKKAKEFMDAGDLVPDSVIMGMMEKRLQEDDCAKGFLLDGFPRTIPQAEELKALMKRINIDLDMVINIDVPRDVILDRLCTRRTCENGDCQAIYNVKSNPPKKEGICDKCGSAVIQRADETEEAITHRLETFTEKTAPLIGYYEKEGKFKNVPCTSSDDVVKAVKDQLGL from the coding sequence ATGAAAGTAATGTTATTAGGCGCTCCTGGCGCTGGTAAAGGTACTGTGGCTAAACTGTTAACAGCGCTCGATGGCTCTGTGCAAATTTCCACAGGTGATATTTTGCGCGCCGAAGTTCGAGCGGGTTCAGATCTTGGCAAAAAAGCCAAAGAGTTTATGGATGCCGGGGATCTGGTTCCAGATTCAGTGATCATGGGGATGATGGAGAAACGTCTGCAGGAGGATGATTGTGCCAAAGGTTTTCTGCTTGACGGCTTTCCGCGCACAATTCCCCAGGCTGAAGAGCTCAAGGCCTTGATGAAACGAATTAATATCGATCTTGATATGGTAATCAATATTGATGTGCCTCGGGATGTAATTCTTGACCGTCTCTGTACCCGAAGAACCTGTGAAAATGGTGATTGTCAGGCAATCTACAATGTGAAGAGCAATCCACCTAAAAAAGAAGGTATCTGTGATAAATGCGGCAGTGCGGTTATTCAGCGTGCCGATGAGACCGAAGAGGCAATTACCCATCGTCTCGAAACCTTTACCGAAAAAACAGCGCCATTGATCGGTTACTATGAGAAGGAAGGAAAGTTCAAAAACGTTCCCTGCACCTCAAGCGATGATGTTGTTAAGGCAGTTAAGGATCAGTTGGGCCTTTAA